The nucleotide sequence AACGTCCGACCCGCATGGCCTCCCGCATGCTTTTCAGGGAGTCGACCCGATGCAGGTTGGCTTCCAGGTCCTGTTTCTGCAACAGGCGGGTCAACAACCGGAAATCCTGTTCCGAATCCTCGATGACCAGAATGTTCAACCGTGTCCCCATCATCTCGCGATCCTGCCTCTCCCCACTCATGATCCGGGATTCAGGGTGAAGAAGAAGGTGGCTCCGCGCTCCGCTTCCGCCTCGGCCCCGATGCGCCCCCCGTGGCGGGCCACGATGCGTTGCACCGTGGCCAGACCGATGCCCGTACCGGGAAAATCGGCGCCGGGATGCAGCCGATGGAAGGGGGTGAAGAGTTTTCCGGCCTGAGCCATGTCGAACCCGGCGCCGTTGTCCCGCACCTCGAAGACCCGTTCCCCGTTCCGCTCTGTGGCGCAAAAGAAAATGAGAGCCTCCTCTTTTCGGGCGGTGTATTTCCAGGCGTTGCCCAGAAGGTTTTCCAGCAGGGTTCGCAACAGGCGGGTATCGCCGCAAGCGGTCAGGCCGGGGTCGATGCGGCACGCCACCCGGCGCTCCGGCTCCTGGCGACGCAACTCCGCAACCACCTTTTCGGCCAACGCGCTCAAATCCACCGACTCGTGGTACAACTCGCCGCGCGTGGCGCGGGAGAGGCGCAACAGTCCTTCGATGAGGCGGCCCATCTCCTGACTGCTCTCCCGCACGGTACGGAGATTCTCCAGACTCCCCTCGTCCAGCCGGTCGGCGCAATCCTCCAGCAGCGCGGCGCTGAAGCCGTCGATGGCGCGCAACGGGGCGCGCAGATCGTGGGAGACGGCGTAGATGAAGGCCTCCAGCTCCCGGTTGGCATCGAGCAGATCACTGGAGCGGCTGGCCACCCGCTGTTCCAGATTCTGGTTGGACAAGCGCAACTCGTTTTCCAGGCGACGGTGTCCCTCCAGCAGTTGGTTGAAGGCCTCGGTCAGCTCCCGCACCTCCCGGCCCCCTCGTGGAATCAGGTAGGCCCCCGGCAGCACCGGCGGTTCTTTGATGAATTCCACCAGGCGCAGCATGGGTCCGAAGACCTGGGCCCGGAGCACGTTGAACTGCAGGAGGAACAACGACAGCAGCACCGCCGCCAGCATGGTGGAGAGACGCCGGGTCAAATCGTCCGCGTTGGCATAGGCTTCCGCCAGGGGAATGCGAATGGAGATGGCCGAAACCACCTCGCCCACCTGCCGGTTGAAACTGCGGGTGGGACCGAACTGTTTCACCAGATCGCCCGGAGCCTTCTCCGGCTGGCTGTGGCAGCGCAGGCAAGCCTCTTCCATGACCTCGCCGCGACGCAGCACCACGAAAAAGGGTTGCCCCGCCAGGTCGCGGATTTCCGATTGCACCATCAGCTCGGGTTCCCGGTTGAGCCGTCCGATGAACTCCCGCTCTTCGGCGTCGGCCTCGTTTTCCGGACTGCGGGCGTTGATGGCGCACTCTTTATAGTAATACGGCTTTTGGGCCAATTGCTGAAACCAGGCATCGATATGGCGCACCGCGTAGGTGGATGACATCCAGGCGGGGTCGAAATAGTCCCGGTCGGCATGCCCCTCCAGGGCGGCGAAGACGGCGGGTTTGAGTCGTTCGGCGAAATAGTGGTGGGTGGCCAGATTGCGATCCAGCAGGAGACGCGCCTTCTCTTCGGCGTCGCGCAGGGCCTGTGCCTTGACGTGGTGTTCCACGAGGGTCACGGTGGCCAGCCCGGCCAGCAGAAAGAGGCCGCCCAGCAGAATGTTCAGCCAGATGATGGTATTGAAGCGCATGGGGCACCTCCCGCAGACGATATTCCTTTTAATATTTTATCTTTTAGAAATCAAAAAAAGAAAATGTTCTGTCCGTTGACGTTGTCCGTAAATTTGTATCTGTTCAGGTATACGGGGGTTTGGGGGGGATTATCCCCCCCAACGGGTCCAGGGGGCACCCCTGGGATTTTTCCTTTCGCCGTTGACTTCGTCATGTCGCGTTGCACAGGGCCATGAATAGTTACGTAATTTTTTGCTAAATTTTGTCTAGGGCGGCAGAAAAGTCAAAGGACAGAACATTTTCTTTTTTTGATACTTAAAAGATAACATATTGAACGGCAACGGATCTATACCCCCGGAGGCGGTTGGTTGACCAGCAGCCAATAGAGGCCCAACTGGGCCACCGCCTCGGTGAAACGGGTAAATTCCACCGGCTTGCAGACGTAACTGTTGGCCCCCGACTCGTAACCCTGCAAACGATCCTGCTCCTCGTCCGACGAGGTGAGAATAACCACCGGCACCAAGCGGGTCCGCGCATCGGCGCGAATGCGGCGCAACACCTCCAGGCCATCGAGTTTGGGCAGTTGCAGATCCAGCAACACCACCGCCGGCACCTCCGCGACGGAACGCGCGGCATAGGAAGCCCGGGCGAAGAGATAGTCCAAGGCCTCCTCCCCGTCCCGCACCACGACGACCCGGTTGCCCACGCGCTGCAAAGCCCGCAAGGTCAGTTTTTCATCCTTGGGGTTGTCCTCCACCAGCAGGATTTCAGTCTGACGGCTCATGATGACGCTCTCCCGGGGTCAAGGTGAAGAGGAACAGGGCTCCCTGGCCGGGCGTCGACTCGGCTCGGATGCGCCCGCCGTGACGGGCGATAATGCGTTGGGCGATGGCCAGCCCCACCCCGGTGCCGGGAAACTCCCCGGCCCGATGGGCTCTTTGAAACGGCAGGAAAAGGCGTTCCACATGAGCCATGTCGAAACCGACGCCGTTGTCCCGCAGACAATAGGTGGTTTGGCCCGCCTCGACGGCACAGGTGAAGGTGATGTGGCTCACGGGCCGACCGGCGCTGAATTTCCAGGCGTTGTCCAGCAGACAGCCCAGGGCGACGGCCAACAGGTGGGGATCCCCCGAAACGCTCATGCCGGGCGTCACCTCCGAGACCAGCACACGCTGCGCATCCCGGCCACGGCAGTCGGCCAGAATCGATTCGGCCAGGGTGGAGAGATCCACGTTCTGACGGGAAAGTCCCTCGCTGGTGGCTCGGACCAGACGCAGGAAACCCTCGACACACTGCTCCATCTCCCCGGCGCTCTGCAGCGCCAGCTGCAGGAACTCCTTCTCCCCGGCATTCAGGCGGTCGCCCGCCTCTTCCAGCAGGGCGGCGGAAAAGCCGTTGAGGGCGCGCAAAGGGGCGCGCAGGTTGTGGGCGGCGGCGTGGGAGGCGGTCTGCAACTCCCGATTGGCGGCCCGCAACTCCACGGTGCGTTCGGTGACCAGTTGGTCGAGCTTCTGATTGAGCCGTCGCAGCTCCTCCTCCCGGAGCCGGCGTTCCGCCGCCTCCCGTTCGAAGCGGAGGGCCGCCTCCGTCTGCCGCCGCCAGGCCTGATGCAGCATTGAACCGGCAACAAGGGTGAAGAAGCCGAAGAGGCTCACCTGCAGCCCCATGGCCCACGCCTGTTGCCACCACTCGGCCAGAAGGGTGGTGATGGAGAGGCCGACGCTGATGATGAAAGGATGACGGGCCACCCGGCGAAAAGAGGTGGTGCGTTCCACGCCGTCGGGGTCGCCGCTTGCGGTGAAGGTGCCTCCGGCGACGCCGGCCTCCACCCGCTGGCGATAGACCGCCGGCAGGCGGGGGTCTCCCAGATGGCCGGCGATATCCCGTGGTTTGGGATAACGGAAGACCAGGCCCAGGTTCGTGGCCTCGCGCAAGGCGATCAGGCCGTCGTGGCCGATGGCGGGGCGGGAGAAGGTTTGGGCCAGATAGTCCAGGGGGATATTGATGTAGGCCACCCCGGCGAAGGTTCCACCGGCTCCGTTGATGCGCCGCGAGAGGGGCACCACCCAGGTTTTGCTGATGCGGGCCAGCACCGGTTCGGCGATGACCAGCCCGGAGGCGGGTTCGTCCCGTTGCCGGGTGAAAAAGCTGCGGTCCGCCAGATTGATGCGGGTGGAGGCGGTCACCTCGTTGCCGTAACGCACGTTGCCCTCGGCATCGGTGACGCGCAGGCTGGTGATCTCCGGAATGGTGGCCTGGATGCGGGCCATGTGTCGGCCCAGAGCCGACCCGTCGAGGCTGCCGGCGGCCAGTTGCCGTTCCACCTCCGACACCACGGCGACGAGGGCGATGTCGATCTTGTCCAGAACGCCGGCGATGGCGTGTTCCAATACGCTGGCCAGGTTGCGGGTGGTGACCTCCGCCTCCTCGCGATACTGTTGCCGACTCTCCAGCAGGGACCACCCCGCCAGCCCCCAGACGAAGAGGTTGGCCGCCAGCAGAATAACCGTCACCCTGCCGTGGAAGCTGGATTCGGCATTCAAGGTGAACAATGCAGGCCGCATACGTCGTCTCCGCTCCGGGTTCGGGTCCGGAACCGTGGCAACCGATCCGAAAATCACCATGGCCTTGCCATACCCTATCATTATTTTAGTGACAAACCTGTTGGCATTATCAATGACGAATTCGTGACATTATTTGCTCATCACGTTGAATTCACGGGACTTTCTTATCCGGATCCCCATAATTACCATACACTATTCGAATCATTTTGTTAAACACAATCTTGCGGGGAATCTGACTTTTCAGGATATACACCGTGGATTGATTAGCTTAAGTTATTGAATATTTATTTATACTAATATTTCGCCGACAAGACCACTTTCCTGTTGAGTTGTCGACGGGGGTCGCGCATCGTTTTTATTCTTTTTCCTTTTTATACCATGCACCGGAGAACCCGGAGAGGTGCGGCACAAGCCGAAATACGCCGAACCCCGCGTCAAACCGGGAGGCAGCCGGGAAGGATAATCGGAGTAACGGAGACGTGATAAAGCCGATGATCTTTGTTCGATGCGGAAGTTCAGTCAGGCATTATCGGGGTGAAGAATGTCCCGCAGCACCTTGCAACCCTACTCCCGAAGTCGATAGAGCCGTTCCGGCGGGGGAGACTCCAGCAAAAGGGCGATGACGCCGATAAGCGTCACCCGGTCCAACTCTTTCAGACCGAAACGGCGAATGAAGTCCTCATGTTCCAGTTTTCCGTGGCCGTCCAGCAACCAGAATCGGGGTGGCGCCTTCTCTTGCGCCAAACGTTGCGCCAGGATTCCGGCTCTATTGGCCCGAAGCCCGATACCCAGTTGCCGGAAGGAGACGTTGTAGAGTTCATCCGTCCACTTCAAGGCATACAGGAGATAGCCCTGATGCCGTTTTCCCATCTCCCGGGCCATCTCCCGAAACTGCTCCTTGACGGGAAGCTGGTAATAAGGACAAGGCGGCGATGACGCCCGAGTACCGACCACCCGGAGGGCGCGCCCTCGCTGCTGTGGTACGACCCGCAGGTGCCCCAGGAACGCGATCCCCTGGGCCATGACCACGAACAGCCCGAAGTAGTGGGTATAGAGCAGGGCCATCGTGGAGAGAAGATAGCCGGGAGTTCGCTTCCAGAGCGGATCTTTCAGCAGTCGGATGAAGAATAACCAGGAGAGAGACGACAACAAAAACAGCAGGGCGTAGGAGCGGGTCTCCTGGGAGTAGGCGATCAGGAACACGTTGAGGGCGCCGAGCAGGGCGGCGGAGAGGCCCACCCGCCGCCCGGCGACCTCCCGGCCCAGGAAGTACAAGGCCCCGACGCCGCAGACGCCGAACAGCACCGACAGGGCGCGTCCGACGAATTCCGTGTAGCCGAAGGTCCGGTACCAGGCCCTCAACACCACCTGATACAGGGGGGGATGCACGTCCAGCAGGGTGCGCCTTACCACCAGGTTCAGCGGTATTTCCGGGTCGCCGAGTACCGCGCTCTGAAGTTCGTCGTTCCAATGGCTCTGGAAAGTCAGCCCGTGCAGGCGCAGCACCAGGGCCAGCAAGAGGATGGCCGACAACCACCACCACTCCCGTTGACCCGATTCAGGATCTTGCGCCGTTTCCATATCGCATCCTTTTATCCGCCAGGGAAAGAAAGTTACGCCTGCCGGCATCATCGATCACCCGGCCATGGCAACTCAGAGCGTCAAATCCGAGTATATCCTGACCTGAAACGGCCTGACAAGTTGAGCCGGACAACTTCATCCGGGAGCGCCTGTGTGAAAAAACACAGCCGGAGCGAATTCTTGCCCGTTCTTGACACAAATCAATCCTCTTCGAGGCCTCTTCCGTTAGGCTGCACACTGAAAATTTCATCCGACTCCCTCGCCTCGCCAAGCCCATCCGGCCCGGGAAGAAGGTATTGTCGGCCATTCTTTAATCGTCTGCTAAACGTTTGCACCTAAAGGAGGAAAAGGCATGAGAGAGGAGAGGGATCTACCCGGAGGGGAAGAACCGATACCGGTAATGCAGCGTGTGTTGGACAATCCGTTCCTGCTGCTGTTTCTCGGCGTGGTCATGCCCACCGTGTTCTATCTGATCTGGGGCATCATGGAGGTCGTCACCATTCCGATTGCGCCGTGACCGCCTGATCTTCGTCAACTTCATCCGGAGATTTCTTCATGAGCATTACGCCTCCCTCCCACCGTATCTGGTGGAAACAGCCGCTGGATCGCATCGAGGGGATGTGGATCGTCATCGCCCTGTTGTGGTGTTTGATCCTCTTCCTGTGGATGCCTTATTGGCACGTCTTCGGACGCCAGAACCTCTCCAACGAATCGTATCGCACCAAGCCCGAAACCTATCAGGCCAAGGTCGAGAAGATGGTTGCCGCTCACACCGTCCGCAAGGAGGGCAAGGGCGACACGCCGGTGGTGGCTCCGCCTCCGGGGTCCGATGTCTACATGCTGGCCCGTCTCTGGGAATGGTACCCCATTCTCGAACTGCAAAAGGGGCAGAGCTACCGGCTGCACATCTCCTCTCTGGACTGGCTGCACGGCTTTTCGCTGCAGCCCACCAACGTCAACCTGGAGATCATTCCCGGGTATGAGACCGTGATCACCATCACCCCCGACAAAAGCGGCGACTTCGGCATCGTCTGCAACGAATACTGCGGGGTGAATCATCACACCATGCTCGGCAAAATCCACGTGAAGTAAGGAAAAGGGAGAGATCGCCATGATGGGTAGCATGTTCCGGAAGTGTCCCGCTTCCGGGCTCTATTTTCACAAATCGGCGGAGAGCCTCATGAAGGCTCATGCCGTCCTCGGAGTCGTCTTTTTCCTGCTGGGCGGCATCGCGGGCCTGCTGGTGGCCCTGACCCGTTCACCCAAGCAGCATCTGCTGAATGCGGAAAACTTTTACATGGCCCTGACCTTCCACGGCACGGCCATCCTGCTTTTCTGGATCATCTTCTTCGAAATCGCCGTGCTTTACTTCGCCTCCTCCACCCTGTTGCGGGTGCGGCCGGCGACGCCTCTCATCGGCTGGCTGGGATTCATTCTCATGCTGGCGGGTTCGGTGTTGACCACCGTGGCCATCCTGCAGGGCGGCTCCTCGGTGATGTTCACCTCCTACACCCCGATGCAGGCTCAGCCCCACTTCTACCTGGGTCTGATCCTCTTCGCCGTGGGCGCGCTGCTCGGCTGTTTCATCTTCCTCGGCACCCTGGTCATCGCACGGGAAGAGAAGAGCTATGAAGGCTCCATTCCGCTGGTCACCTTCGGCGCTCTCACCGCCTGCATCATCGCCATTTTCACCATTGCCTCCGGGGCCATCATCCTGATCCCGACCTTCCTCTGGTCCATCGGCTACATCAACCACATCGATCCCCTGATGTACCGCACCATCTGGTGGGCCATGGGTCACAGCTCCCAGCAGATCAACGTCTCCGCGCAGGTCGCCATCTGGTACGCCATCGCCGCCATCGTCTTCGGGGCCCGTCCCATGTCGGAGAAGGTCAGCCGTGGCGCTTTCCTGCTCTACATCCTCTTCCTGCAACTGGCTTCCGCCCACCACATCCTGGTGGATCCGGGCATCAGCTCCGAATGGAAGGTCTTCAACACCTCTTACGCCATGTATCTCGCCGTGCTGGCCAGCATGATCCACGGCCTCACCGTGCCCGGCTCCATCGAAGTGGCGCAACGCGCCAAGGGTTACACCAACGGCCTCTTCGAATGGCTGCGCAAGGCTCCCTGGAGCAATCCGGTCTTCTCCGGCATGTTCCTCTCCCTGATCATCTTCGGTTTCGTCGGCGGCATCACCGGCGTGATCATGGGTACCGAGCAGATCAACCTGATCATCCACAACACCTACTTCGTGGTCGGCCACTTCCACGCCACCGTGGCCGTGGGCACCACCCTGGCCTTCATGGCCATCACCTATTTCCTGATCCCCGTCCTCTTCCGTCGGGATCTCTTCCTGCCCGCGGTGGCCAAATGGCAACCCTACGTCTTCTCCGCCGGCATGATGTTGCTGATCATCTTCCAGTTGGGCGCCGGCACCCTCGGCGTGCCCCGTCGTCACTGGGACGTGAACTTCGCCGACGCCCTGTTGCAGTATGAGTTCCAGGGCACCGCGATCACCATGCTGGGTCTGGCCGCCGTCGGCGCCGTCCTGGCCGCCGTGGGCGGACTGATGTACGTCGCCGTCGCCGTGGGCTCTCTGCTCTTCGGCAAGCGTCTCGACTCTTCCGCCAGCATCTTCACCAGCTTCGGCGCTCCCCTGGCGGCTTCCGCCTACGATGTCAAGCGTCCCGAAATGCTGGCCATGGGCCCCGTGCCCGCCCAGACCGCCTCCCACATCCATGCCAACGGCACCTTCGTGATGGCTCTGATCTTCCTGGGCAGTTTCGTGGTCTACTTCTTCATCAACGCAAAGTATCTCTCCACCTTGTGGCCCATGCACTGATACAATGGGGTTGCGGACGATCCGTTCGTCCGCAACCCCAGGCACTCCCGGTCCCCGGACCGGGAGTGGGCTCAAACTGACTTTCACTATTTTGACTTTCAATATGTTATCTTTTAAGTATCAAAAAAAGAAAATGTTCTGTCCTTTGACTTTTCTTTAAGAAATAATCAGTCCGCTCAGGTAACGATTCAGCCCCTGCACAGCGCGGCATGATCCTGTCAACGGCGAAAGAAAAAGTCCCAGGGGTGCCCCCTGGACCCCATGGGGTGGCAACGGCGAAAGAAAAAGTCCCGGGGCGCTGCCCTGGACCCGTCGGGGGCGGGGCGGGATTATCCCCGTATCTCTTGAGCAGATACCCGGTTGGGGTATACTGAAAGAATGAAAGTCAAAGGACAGAACATTTCCTTTTTTTGATACTTAAAAGATAAAATATTGAACAGATGTTTCCGCTTGGCAGCGGCTGTCTCACCCTTCCTCAAAAGAATGAAATTTTTTTCTCCGGAGGCTTGAATCATGCTCGTCAAGGGCTCCCCCCTGTCCGATCTCGGCCAAATGCTGATTCTGCTCAAACTGCGTATCGGCGGGGCCATCGTCGCCTCCACCCTGGCAGGCATGGCCATCGCCGAAGGCCCGGCCCTCTCCCCCGTGCAGATCCTCGTTCTGGCTTTGTCGGTGCTGTTGGCCGCCTCCGCCGCCGGTGGTTTCAACCACTATTACGACGCCGACATCGACGCCGTCATGGCGCGCACCAAAAACCGTCCTTTCGCCACGGGTCGCCTGCGGCGTTCCCCCGGCTGGCTGGTCTTTCTCGGGGCGCTGCTGGTGCTGCCGGTGCTGGCCGTGGCTTGGGCCATCCATCCCCTGTCGGCGCTCTTCGTCTTCCTCGGCGCCTTCTTCTACGGCGTGGTCTACACCATCTGGCTGAAACGCCGCACATGGATGAACGTGGTCATCGGCGGCCTGGCAGGCAGTTTCGCCATTCTGGCCGGATCCACCGCAGTGCATCCCGAAGTGGGGGGCGGTCCCCTGGCCGTGGCCTTCGTCCTCTTCCTGTGGACCCCGCCCCACTTCTGGAGTCTGGCCATCGCCCTCAAAGAGGACTATACCGCCGCAGGCATCCCCATGCTGCCGGTCGTGGCCGGGGTGGAACGCACCGCGCAGGTGGTGCGTCTGGGAGTGGTGCTGGTGGTGCTGGCCTCTCTGACCATGCCACTGGTGGGTTTCGGCTGGCTCTCCCTGTTGGGAGCCGTTCTGGGAGGTCTCTGGTTTTTGCGAGCCAGTTGGCGTCTGGTGGACGATCCCACCCGGGAGAACGCCATGGCCAGTTTCCGCGCCTCGTTGGGGCAGTTGGCCCTCTTCCTGGGCGGTACGGTTCTGGACGTTCAGCTTTTGGGTTAATTGCCACCCTCTTTTGACTTTCAATATGTTATCTTTTAAGTATCAAAAAAAGGAAATGTTCTGTCCTTTGACGTTTTCTTTATTGTCCTTTTAAAACATCTAGTTCGTGGTTATACAATTGATTTTACTGAGTCAATTGTGCGATGGTTTATAAAATAAATAACACACAAACGACAAAGTCAACGGACAGAACATTTCCTTTTTTTGATATTTAAAAGATAAAATATTGAAAGAATGTCGCCTCTCCCCCTCGGAGCCTTGCATGCACACTCGATCCGGTATCTGGCTGCTTGCTATTACCCTGTTCACCGCTCCGGCCATGGCCGCCGCTCCGCACGCTTCTCCGGAAACCCCCGCACATTCGATGGACCACGGATCGGCTCATCAGGAGCCCGCCGACGATCATGCCGGAGGCCATGATCATGGCGCGATGGACGAAGTGTCCACCCCATTCGATCAGAACGAGGCGTTGCGCCTCAGTCAGCAGGCGGTGGGGCGGCAGGTGGGCAATCGCAAGCTGGTGGATGCCAACGGCAAGGTATTCGAGTTGCGGGAGATGTTTGGCAAACCGTTGGTGATCAGTTTGATTTACACGAGTTGCTATCATATTTGTCCGACCACGACGAAGCATTTGGCGGAGGTGGTGGCCAAGGCGCGCAAGGTATTCGGGGCGGATGGATTTCGGGTATTGAGTATCGGGTTTGACACGCGGGTGGACACGCCCCAGGCCATGGGGGCCTTTTCGCGGGCCCAGGGTATTGCAGGGGGGGACAACTGGCGTTTCGTGAGTTTGTCGGCGGAGGAGATGGAGGGGTTGGGAAGGGATTTGGGGTTCGTATTTTATCCCAGTTCCCGGGGGTTTGATCATATGATTCAGGCCAGTGTATTGGATGGGCGTGGGGTGGTTTACCGGCAGGTTTATGGAATGACCTTTGAGACGCCGTTGTTGTTGGAGCCGTTGCG is from Magnetococcales bacterium and encodes:
- a CDS encoding response regulator: MSRQTEILLVEDNPKDEKLTLRALQRVGNRVVVVRDGEEALDYLFARASYAARSVAEVPAVVLLDLQLPKLDGLEVLRRIRADARTRLVPVVILTSSDEEQDRLQGYESGANSYVCKPVEFTRFTEAVAQLGLYWLLVNQPPPGV
- a CDS encoding cbb3-type cytochrome c oxidase subunit I, with the protein product MGSMFRKCPASGLYFHKSAESLMKAHAVLGVVFFLLGGIAGLLVALTRSPKQHLLNAENFYMALTFHGTAILLFWIIFFEIAVLYFASSTLLRVRPATPLIGWLGFILMLAGSVLTTVAILQGGSSVMFTSYTPMQAQPHFYLGLILFAVGALLGCFIFLGTLVIAREEKSYEGSIPLVTFGALTACIIAIFTIASGAIILIPTFLWSIGYINHIDPLMYRTIWWAMGHSSQQINVSAQVAIWYAIAAIVFGARPMSEKVSRGAFLLYILFLQLASAHHILVDPGISSEWKVFNTSYAMYLAVLASMIHGLTVPGSIEVAQRAKGYTNGLFEWLRKAPWSNPVFSGMFLSLIIFGFVGGITGVIMGTEQINLIIHNTYFVVGHFHATVAVGTTLAFMAITYFLIPVLFRRDLFLPAVAKWQPYVFSAGMMLLIIFQLGAGTLGVPRRHWDVNFADALLQYEFQGTAITMLGLAAVGAVLAAVGGLMYVAVAVGSLLFGKRLDSSASIFTSFGAPLAASAYDVKRPEMLAMGPVPAQTASHIHANGTFVMALIFLGSFVVYFFINAKYLSTLWPMH
- a CDS encoding cytochrome C oxidase subunit II produces the protein MSITPPSHRIWWKQPLDRIEGMWIVIALLWCLILFLWMPYWHVFGRQNLSNESYRTKPETYQAKVEKMVAAHTVRKEGKGDTPVVAPPPGSDVYMLARLWEWYPILELQKGQSYRLHISSLDWLHGFSLQPTNVNLEIIPGYETVITITPDKSGDFGIVCNEYCGVNHHTMLGKIHVK
- the cyoE gene encoding protoheme IX farnesyltransferase; this encodes MLVKGSPLSDLGQMLILLKLRIGGAIVASTLAGMAIAEGPALSPVQILVLALSVLLAASAAGGFNHYYDADIDAVMARTKNRPFATGRLRRSPGWLVFLGALLVLPVLAVAWAIHPLSALFVFLGAFFYGVVYTIWLKRRTWMNVVIGGLAGSFAILAGSTAVHPEVGGGPLAVAFVLFLWTPPHFWSLAIALKEDYTAAGIPMLPVVAGVERTAQVVRLGVVLVVLASLTMPLVGFGWLSLLGAVLGGLWFLRASWRLVDDPTRENAMASFRASLGQLALFLGGTVLDVQLLG
- a CDS encoding SCO family protein; this translates as MHTRSGIWLLAITLFTAPAMAAAPHASPETPAHSMDHGSAHQEPADDHAGGHDHGAMDEVSTPFDQNEALRLSQQAVGRQVGNRKLVDANGKVFELREMFGKPLVISLIYTSCYHICPTTTKHLAEVVAKARKVFGADGFRVLSIGFDTRVDTPQAMGAFSRAQGIAGGDNWRFVSLSAEEMEGLGRDLGFVFYPSSRGFDHMIQASVLDGRGVVYRQVYGMTFETPLLLEPLRELTLGTPKHEDSLVADLVRRVRFFCTTYDPGSDAYRFDYSIFIGMAIGTMIIGGGFFFLWNEKRKKKLAV
- a CDS encoding glycosyltransferase family 39 protein — translated: METAQDPESGQREWWWLSAILLLALVLRLHGLTFQSHWNDELQSAVLGDPEIPLNLVVRRTLLDVHPPLYQVVLRAWYRTFGYTEFVGRALSVLFGVCGVGALYFLGREVAGRRVGLSAALLGALNVFLIAYSQETRSYALLFLLSSLSWLFFIRLLKDPLWKRTPGYLLSTMALLYTHYFGLFVVMAQGIAFLGHLRVVPQQRGRALRVVGTRASSPPCPYYQLPVKEQFREMAREMGKRHQGYLLYALKWTDELYNVSFRQLGIGLRANRAGILAQRLAQEKAPPRFWLLDGHGKLEHEDFIRRFGLKELDRVTLIGVIALLLESPPPERLYRLRE